The following are from one region of the Stanieria sp. NIES-3757 genome:
- a CDS encoding binding-protein-dependent transport systems inner membrane component, whose amino-acid sequence MTTTRIRLSRRFRPNLSLILTLVGLIITIGFILIALLAPTLQSWGWIQDPTASLINPIHQPPGSSYWFGTTRQGYDVFARTLFGTQAALKVVILATTISLILGVPIGLVSGYLGGKVDKILLFLMDTIYTLPGLLLSVTLAFVVGQGVFNAAIALSIAYIPQYYRLVRNHTTSVKTELFIEAAQAMGASTSRVLSRYLFWNVIQSVPVLFTLNAADAILILGGLGFLGLGLPPEVPEWGHDLRLALDALPTGIWWSATFPGLAMTLMVTGLSLVGEGLSEFLNPKSR is encoded by the coding sequence ATGACCACAACCAGAATTAGATTATCTCGTCGTTTTCGTCCTAATTTGTCGCTAATTTTAACTTTAGTTGGTCTAATTATTACAATTGGCTTTATTCTCATCGCTTTGCTTGCCCCAACCTTACAATCTTGGGGTTGGATACAAGACCCCACCGCATCTCTGATTAATCCGATTCATCAACCACCAGGATCGTCTTATTGGTTTGGTACAACTCGTCAAGGCTATGATGTTTTTGCTAGGACTTTATTTGGGACACAAGCAGCATTAAAAGTCGTCATTCTGGCAACTACGATTAGTTTAATTTTGGGTGTTCCTATAGGTTTAGTTAGTGGTTATTTAGGCGGAAAAGTCGACAAAATCCTGTTGTTTTTGATGGATACAATTTATACTTTACCAGGATTGCTTTTATCAGTTACTCTTGCCTTTGTGGTTGGTCAGGGTGTATTTAACGCAGCGATCGCTCTTAGTATTGCTTATATTCCTCAATATTATCGTCTGGTTCGTAATCATACTACTAGTGTTAAAACAGAATTATTTATTGAAGCAGCGCAAGCAATGGGCGCATCTACCAGTCGAGTTTTATCGCGTTATCTGTTTTGGAATGTAATTCAAAGTGTTCCTGTTTTGTTTACTCTCAATGCAGCCGATGCCATTTTAATTTTGGGTGGTTTGGGATTTTTGGGTTTGGGGCTACCTCCAGAAGTACCAGAATGGGGTCACGATCTCAGATTAGCTTTAGATGCTTTACCTACAGGGATTTGGTGGTCAGCTACTTTTCCTGGTTTAGCCATGACTTTGATGGTAACGGGTTTGTCTTTGGTAGGAGAAGGTTTGAGTGAATTTTTGAATCCTAAATCACGTTAA
- a CDS encoding Ribonuclease H — protein MSEQLKQVIIYTDGACTGNPGAGGYGAVLIYNQHRKEISGGYRLTTNNRMEMMAAIAALTSLKHKCAVTLHSDSKYLVDAMKLGWAKKWQVNGWMRNKKEKAKNPDLWQQLLDLCQYHQVDFVWVKGHAGIPENELCDRLAVAAAGQSNLPADLGYL, from the coding sequence GTGTCAGAACAATTAAAGCAAGTAATAATTTACACCGATGGTGCTTGTACAGGAAATCCTGGTGCAGGTGGTTACGGTGCGGTGCTTATTTATAACCAACATCGTAAAGAAATTTCTGGTGGTTATCGTTTAACTACCAACAATCGCATGGAAATGATGGCTGCGATCGCAGCGTTGACTTCTCTCAAACATAAATGTGCTGTTACTCTTCATAGTGATTCTAAATATTTAGTCGATGCCATGAAGCTTGGTTGGGCAAAAAAATGGCAAGTTAACGGCTGGATGAGAAATAAAAAGGAAAAAGCTAAAAACCCCGACCTTTGGCAACAATTACTCGATCTATGTCAATATCACCAAGTAGATTTTGTCTGGGTAAAAGGTCATGCAGGAATACCAGAAAACGAATTATGCGATCGCTTGGCAGTAGCTGCTGCGGGACAGTCTAATTTACCTGCTGACCTGGGTTATCTTTGA
- a CDS encoding short-chain dehydrogenase/reductase SDR yields the protein MVSTVLITGASQGIGKATALLFAQKGYDVVIAARNSEKLAQVAEEIRLLNRKVLAIPTDVSDRDAVTNLVDQALANFYHIDVLVNNAGICMSAPMVQTTIEEWQQIINVNLWGYIYTIKALLPHFLSRQQGTIINVGSFGSKVPLPNMTAYCTTKYAIAGLSETLRLELESSGIHVCGVHPSVTKTSFLERAVFKNKEGNTDNQQAEQMKKFMTSPLASSPEDVAKAIWQAVKHPQAEIIVGSAKFPATLYRLFPGLTQWVFQQAT from the coding sequence ATGGTTTCTACTGTCTTAATTACTGGTGCTTCTCAAGGGATTGGTAAAGCAACTGCTTTGTTATTTGCACAAAAAGGCTACGATGTGGTTATTGCTGCTCGTAATTCGGAAAAACTGGCTCAAGTAGCAGAAGAAATCCGTCTACTAAATCGCAAAGTGTTAGCTATTCCCACCGATGTCAGTGACCGTGATGCAGTAACTAATTTAGTCGATCAAGCTTTGGCAAATTTTTATCATATTGATGTCTTAGTTAATAATGCAGGAATCTGTATGTCTGCACCAATGGTGCAAACAACAATTGAAGAATGGCAACAAATTATTAATGTTAATCTTTGGGGTTATATCTATACTATTAAAGCCTTACTACCCCATTTTCTTTCACGCCAACAAGGAACAATTATCAACGTAGGTTCATTTGGAAGTAAAGTTCCCCTTCCTAACATGACTGCTTATTGTACTACTAAATATGCGATCGCGGGATTATCGGAAACTCTTCGTTTAGAATTAGAATCTTCAGGAATTCATGTCTGTGGAGTTCATCCTAGTGTTACTAAAACCAGTTTTCTCGAACGGGCAGTTTTTAAGAATAAAGAAGGCAATACAGACAACCAACAAGCGGAACAAATGAAAAAATTTATGACTAGTCCTTTGGCGAGTTCACCAGAAGATGTGGCTAAAGCAATTTGGCAAGCGGTTAAACATCCTCAAGCAGAAATTATTGTCGGTTCAGCCAAATTTCCTGCGACATTGTATCGTTTATTTCCAGGTTTGACTCAGTGGGTTTTTCAACAAGCTACCTAG
- a CDS encoding transposase IS4 family protein — protein MNQIILLRRTLKPLLGWHGARLNFLALFLIALLRVKTINLAELATGFRSNAKTESNYKRLQRFFRNFDLDYVVLAKAIVILMNIPQPWVLSIDRTEWSFGEKRFNVLLLGVVHNGVAYPLVWEMLEKKGNSNSDERMDLLERFCSIFPDVKVAYLTGDREFIGKPWLSYLLIEPTIRFRLRIRASDRINEGRKELRASIIFAHLQPGQTQVLSGKKLVWGRKVYVSALRLDNGELLIVITPDFCNTAISDYGQRWGIETLFGMFKTRGFCLESTHFNNSERLSKLLALMALALCWAVKTGEWLHQNYPIKIKKHGRLAKSIFRYGLDHLRSIVTDLDLKQNEFLFSLKFLSCT, from the coding sequence ATGAATCAGATTATCTTACTACGACGAACCTTGAAACCGCTTTTAGGGTGGCATGGCGCAAGGCTAAATTTTCTAGCTTTGTTTCTCATAGCATTACTAAGAGTAAAGACAATTAACCTAGCAGAGCTGGCAACTGGTTTCAGGAGTAACGCGAAAACAGAATCCAATTATAAAAGGCTACAACGGTTCTTCCGTAATTTCGATTTAGATTATGTCGTTCTTGCCAAAGCAATCGTTATATTGATGAACATACCTCAACCTTGGGTTCTGAGTATAGATCGTACTGAATGGTCTTTCGGAGAGAAACGATTCAATGTTCTCCTCTTGGGAGTGGTACATAATGGCGTTGCATACCCTCTAGTTTGGGAAATGCTTGAGAAGAAAGGAAATTCTAATAGCGACGAAAGAATGGACTTACTTGAGCGTTTTTGCTCTATATTCCCCGATGTGAAGGTAGCTTATCTTACTGGCGACCGCGAATTTATTGGCAAGCCTTGGCTCTCGTATCTTTTGATTGAACCAACAATTCGATTTAGATTGAGAATTAGAGCAAGCGATCGCATTAATGAGGGACGAAAAGAACTCAGAGCATCAATTATCTTTGCTCATCTCCAACCTGGACAGACTCAAGTTTTATCGGGAAAAAAACTGGTTTGGGGACGTAAGGTTTATGTTTCTGCTTTGCGTCTGGATAATGGTGAGTTACTAATTGTGATTACTCCCGACTTTTGTAACACAGCAATTTCTGACTATGGACAGCGATGGGGTATTGAAACCTTGTTTGGAATGTTTAAGACCAGAGGGTTTTGTCTAGAATCGACTCACTTCAATAATTCTGAACGATTGAGTAAATTGTTGGCTTTGATGGCTTTAGCTCTGTGTTGGGCTGTCAAAACAGGAGAGTGGTTGCACCAAAATTACCCAATTAAAATAAAAAAACATGGAAGACTAGCAAAGAGCATTTTCCGTTATGGTCTTGATCATTTACGCTCTATTGTTACTGATTTAGACTTGAAACAAAACGAGTTTCTTTTCTCCCTAAAATTTTTGTCCTGTACTTAG
- a CDS encoding phospho-2-dehydro-3-heoxyheptonate aldolase — protein MDKTSDLHVVETRPLLSPAFIKSEFPISETAASLVVQTRDRIRDILTGKDQRVLVVVGPCSIHDIKAAEEYGERLTRLRDELENELEIVMRVYFEKPRTTVGWKGLINDPHLDNSYDINTGLRLARQLLLDLAHLDLPAATELLDPITPQYIADLICWTAIGARTTESQIHRQMASGLSMPVGYKNGTDGSLHAAVNAMLAATTPHHFLGINMDGLASIVKTTGNPDGHLVLRGGADRPNYYAEDVQSAANSLKKKGLNHRLMIDCSHGNSSKDYTRQSIVLDEIAQQIEAGCLDIMGVMIESHLVAGNQSLSNNTQSLVYGQSITDACVDWETTKKMLRSFATSIAKGRPTIAKNQAFMAAK, from the coding sequence ATGGATAAAACTAGCGATCTCCACGTTGTTGAAACTAGACCTTTATTAAGCCCTGCATTTATTAAAAGTGAATTCCCGATAAGTGAAACAGCAGCTAGCTTAGTCGTTCAAACTCGCGATCGCATTCGCGATATCTTAACAGGTAAAGACCAAAGAGTTTTGGTGGTAGTTGGCCCTTGCTCAATTCATGATATCAAAGCAGCCGAAGAGTATGGTGAAAGATTAACTCGCTTACGAGATGAATTAGAAAATGAGCTAGAAATTGTGATGCGGGTTTATTTTGAAAAACCTCGTACTACCGTCGGATGGAAAGGATTAATCAACGACCCTCATCTTGATAATAGTTACGATATTAATACAGGATTAAGACTCGCTAGACAATTACTGCTAGATTTAGCTCATCTTGATTTACCCGCAGCGACAGAATTACTCGATCCTATTACACCTCAGTATATTGCTGATTTAATTTGTTGGACAGCGATCGGCGCAAGAACTACTGAAAGTCAGATTCATCGTCAAATGGCTTCTGGTTTATCGATGCCTGTGGGTTATAAAAACGGTACCGATGGTAGTCTTCACGCAGCAGTTAATGCCATGCTAGCTGCTACTACTCCTCATCATTTTTTAGGAATTAATATGGATGGATTGGCTAGTATTGTCAAAACTACTGGTAATCCTGATGGACATTTAGTCTTACGCGGTGGTGCAGATCGTCCGAACTACTACGCAGAAGATGTACAATCAGCAGCCAATTCTTTGAAGAAAAAAGGCTTGAATCATCGTCTCATGATTGATTGTAGCCATGGTAATAGTAGTAAAGATTATACTCGTCAATCTATAGTTTTAGATGAGATTGCTCAACAAATAGAAGCAGGTTGTCTAGATATTATGGGTGTAATGATTGAAAGTCATCTCGTGGCAGGCAATCAATCTCTGTCTAATAACACTCAGTCTTTGGTTTATGGTCAAAGTATTACTGATGCTTGTGTCGATTGGGAAACTACCAAAAAGATGTTACGTTCTTTCGCAACCTCTATAGCTAAAGGTAGACCGACAATTGCCAAAAATCAAGCGTTCATGGCAGCTAAATAA
- a CDS encoding Ferritin Dps family protein, producing MATTQGLVRAFGEVGNNPVMLEKSVTEPICEGLNLVLASFQTLYLQYQKHHFVVEGAEFYSLHEFFNESYDDVQGHVHDLAERLNGLGGVPVANLAKLAELCCFEQEADGIYRCREMVEHDLAAEQEIIQLIRRQAAQAESLGDRATRYLYEKILLKTEERAYHLDHFLAPDSLTLGFINNSN from the coding sequence ATGGCTACTACTCAAGGTTTAGTAAGGGCTTTTGGCGAGGTAGGTAATAATCCAGTCATGCTGGAAAAAAGTGTAACTGAGCCAATTTGTGAAGGTTTAAATCTGGTTTTAGCTAGTTTTCAAACACTATATCTACAATATCAAAAGCATCATTTTGTAGTGGAAGGGGCTGAATTTTATTCTTTACACGAATTTTTTAACGAAAGCTACGATGATGTCCAAGGGCATGTTCACGATCTAGCCGAAAGATTAAATGGGTTAGGAGGTGTTCCTGTAGCTAATTTAGCTAAACTAGCAGAGTTATGCTGTTTTGAACAAGAAGCTGATGGTATTTATCGTTGTCGAGAAATGGTAGAACACGATTTAGCTGCCGAACAAGAAATTATTCAATTAATTCGTCGTCAGGCAGCCCAAGCAGAAAGTTTAGGCGATCGTGCTACTCGTTATTTATACGAGAAAATTCTACTCAAAACTGAAGAAAGAGCTTACCATCTCGATCATTTCCTTGCTCCTGACAGTTTAACTTTAGGTTTTATTAACAACTCAAACTAA
- a CDS encoding GCN5-related N-acetyltransferase, producing the protein MMDSIKIDLLQESELPEAEKLLRLSFGTFLGLAEPMNFGNGAEYTSRWYREPLGAFSAKADGKLIGFCMVANWGSCAGFGPIVTDPDYWDRGIGSQLITASWSKFDVWESQQIVFCTHANSPKHIYFYGKFGAEPRFLIALCTKAFSSIQFQALKATRYSQLSSEQQTESLNAVYQLTDKIYEGLDWRSEILLVQQRFLGDTLLILDDTGLIGFAICHYGTGSEAARGSCYVKLAAAKSAKAFEQLIDECEAFSMILGMSSLVAGVDTACVNAYRLLLAKKFRISVLSVSIHKPNQTGYSRPDVYVIEDKR; encoded by the coding sequence ATGATGGATTCTATCAAGATCGATTTATTGCAAGAAAGTGAGCTACCAGAAGCAGAAAAACTCTTGCGACTTTCCTTTGGCACATTTTTGGGGCTTGCAGAGCCGATGAACTTTGGTAATGGAGCAGAATATACATCCCGTTGGTATCGCGAGCCTTTAGGAGCGTTTTCTGCTAAAGCAGACGGCAAACTGATTGGTTTCTGTATGGTAGCTAATTGGGGTAGTTGTGCAGGGTTTGGCCCCATTGTGACTGATCCTGATTATTGGGATCGAGGTATTGGTTCTCAATTAATAACTGCTTCTTGGTCCAAGTTTGACGTATGGGAGAGCCAACAGATTGTTTTTTGTACCCATGCCAATAGCCCCAAACATATTTATTTTTACGGTAAATTTGGTGCTGAACCACGATTTTTAATTGCTTTATGTACTAAAGCTTTTTCATCGATTCAATTCCAAGCTCTAAAAGCTACAAGATATTCTCAACTTTCTAGTGAGCAACAAACAGAAAGTTTAAATGCTGTCTATCAATTAACGGACAAGATTTATGAAGGATTAGATTGGCGTTCGGAAATTCTTCTTGTACAACAACGTTTCCTTGGAGACACATTATTGATTTTGGATGATACAGGATTAATTGGGTTTGCTATTTGTCATTATGGAACAGGTTCAGAAGCAGCCCGAGGAAGCTGTTATGTTAAGTTAGCAGCAGCCAAATCAGCCAAAGCCTTTGAACAGTTAATCGATGAATGTGAAGCTTTCAGCATGATCTTGGGAATGTCTTCTTTAGTAGCTGGCGTAGATACGGCTTGTGTTAATGCTTACCGTCTCTTACTCGCAAAAAAATTTCGTATATCTGTACTTTCCGTCTCCATCCACAAACCCAATCAAACAGGTTATAGTCGTCCTGATGTTTATGTAATCGAAGACAAACGTTAA
- a CDS encoding C-5 cytosine-specific DNA methylase, with amino-acid sequence MQVIQYSLFDQVNFNDRYENREYVINNQLSFIDLFAGIGGIRIALERVDAQCLFSCEWDKYAQKTYHANFGEMPHGDITKIDTNSIPNFDILAAGFPCQPFSSIGKREGFKHPTQGTLFYEIVRILKNKKPISFLLENVEGLIHHNKGETLKIILESLNNLNYNVFYQVLDSANYGVPQHRKRIYFVGFHRSYSAQSINFSFPPANKNRVDIGKFVESHEDGYCISKHLQKTYLFKKDDGRPELIDQNSKGCVKTLVSTYHKIQRLTGTFVKDGKTGIRLLSENECKAIMGFERDFIIPVSRTQMYRQLGNSVAIPVIQAIAKEMVKTIYSMNIVMKK; translated from the coding sequence GTGCAAGTAATTCAATATAGTTTATTTGACCAAGTTAACTTCAATGATCGTTACGAGAATCGTGAATATGTTATTAATAACCAATTAAGTTTTATTGATTTATTTGCTGGTATAGGTGGTATCAGAATTGCTTTAGAAAGAGTAGATGCTCAATGTCTTTTTTCTTGTGAATGGGATAAATACGCTCAAAAAACCTATCACGCTAATTTTGGTGAAATGCCTCATGGTGATATTACTAAAATTGATACAAATTCCATTCCAAATTTTGATATTTTAGCTGCTGGGTTTCCCTGTCAACCTTTTAGTTCAATTGGTAAAAGAGAAGGTTTTAAGCATCCAACTCAAGGAACACTATTTTATGAAATAGTTAGAATACTTAAAAACAAGAAACCAATATCTTTTTTATTAGAAAATGTTGAGGGATTAATTCACCATAATAAAGGAGAAACTTTAAAAATAATTTTAGAATCTTTAAATAATTTAAATTACAATGTTTTTTATCAAGTTTTAGATTCAGCTAACTATGGTGTACCTCAGCATCGCAAAAGAATTTATTTTGTAGGGTTTCATCGTAGTTACTCTGCCCAATCAATAAATTTTTCTTTTCCTCCAGCTAATAAAAATAGAGTAGATATCGGGAAATTTGTTGAATCTCACGAAGACGGTTATTGTATTTCTAAACATTTACAAAAAACTTATTTATTTAAAAAAGATGATGGTAGACCTGAACTAATCGATCAAAATAGCAAAGGTTGTGTTAAAACTTTAGTTTCTACCTATCATAAAATTCAAAGATTAACTGGTACTTTTGTCAAAGATGGAAAGACTGGAATTAGGTTGCTTTCTGAAAATGAATGCAAAGCAATTATGGGATTTGAGCGAGATTTTATTATTCCTGTCAGTCGAACTCAAATGTATCGACAACTAGGAAATTCAGTAGCAATACCAGTAATACAAGCTATCGCTAAAGAGATGGTGAAAACTATTTATTCTATGAATATAGTAATGAAAAAATAA
- the ndk gene encoding nucleoside diphosphate kinase, whose protein sequence is MERTFLMIKPDGVQRNLIGEVVRRFETKGFTLVGLKLMKVSRELAEKHYDVHKERPFFGGLVDFITSAPVVAMVWEGDGVVAAARKVIGATNPLTAEPGTIRGDYGVSIGRNLIHGSDAIETAQREISLWFSDDELVSWEPTIKSWLYE, encoded by the coding sequence ATGGAACGCACATTTCTCATGATCAAACCTGATGGAGTACAGCGTAATCTGATTGGTGAAGTAGTCCGTCGTTTTGAAACTAAGGGTTTTACTTTAGTTGGCTTGAAGTTAATGAAAGTCTCCCGCGAACTGGCTGAAAAACATTACGATGTTCACAAAGAAAGACCATTTTTTGGCGGTTTAGTAGATTTTATTACTTCTGCTCCTGTGGTAGCAATGGTTTGGGAAGGAGACGGCGTAGTCGCTGCTGCTAGAAAAGTTATTGGTGCTACTAATCCCCTTACTGCCGAACCTGGTACAATTCGGGGTGATTATGGCGTTAGTATCGGTCGAAACTTAATTCACGGTTCCGATGCGATTGAAACTGCCCAAAGAGAAATTAGTTTGTGGTTTAGTGACGACGAATTAGTTAGTTGGGAACCAACTATTAAGTCTTGGTTATACGAATAG
- a CDS encoding iron-sulfur cluster-binding protein like protein → MSRSEYLVSEFDLVGQLVDIIIKPDNRVKYLKLATDRREYWIKVSKQVGYNLSQRLKLGCKIQIQGEYKQSWKNGKVKYKAQAVTLVDRREQENSIQSQSAVANLNQFKEQVTSSSKPMAKVLVCKKSTCWDRGGKAVCELLEEGIRDRGLTDQVQIKTTGCLKQCKKGPNLVMMPDKTCYSKVQPKQVPLLIDKHLVGVESNQLQ, encoded by the coding sequence ATGTCTAGATCGGAATATTTAGTCTCAGAGTTTGATTTGGTAGGACAATTAGTAGATATTATCATTAAGCCTGATAATAGAGTTAAATATCTCAAGTTAGCTACCGATCGCAGAGAATATTGGATCAAAGTCTCTAAACAAGTTGGGTATAACCTGAGCCAAAGACTAAAGTTGGGATGTAAGATACAGATTCAGGGAGAATATAAACAAAGCTGGAAAAACGGAAAAGTAAAATATAAAGCTCAAGCAGTTACCTTAGTAGATCGCCGAGAACAAGAAAATTCGATTCAGTCTCAATCAGCAGTTGCCAATTTAAATCAATTCAAAGAACAGGTTACTTCATCTAGTAAACCAATGGCAAAAGTTCTAGTTTGTAAAAAATCAACTTGTTGGGATAGAGGCGGAAAAGCTGTTTGTGAGTTACTAGAAGAAGGTATTCGCGATCGCGGTTTAACCGACCAAGTTCAGATCAAAACTACTGGTTGTCTCAAGCAGTGTAAAAAAGGGCCAAACCTTGTCATGATGCCAGATAAAACTTGTTATAGTAAAGTCCAACCCAAACAAGTTCCTCTTTTAATAGATAAACATTTAGTTGGTGTTGAAAGCAACCAATTACAATAA
- a CDS encoding 1-(5-phosphoribosyl)-5-amino-4-imidazole-carboxylate carboxylase yields MNQPEALKILLEAVASGQIEPTTALEKLKHFSFEPVGEFAKIDHHRQLRTGFPEVIWGSGKTTAQIAEIIKAMRQKASVVMATRIEQDVAEQLQAEIEGLVYYPLARICALSRPETIVTHPGIISILTAGTADLPVAEEAAITAQLCGFQVKKLWDIGVAGIHRLLSHRQVIYEANVLIVVAGMEGALPSVVAGMADCPVIGVPTSIGYGTSFGGIAPLLTMLNSCATGIGVVNIDNGFGAAMLAGQILRTASKLSKN; encoded by the coding sequence ATGAATCAACCTGAAGCTCTGAAAATCTTACTAGAAGCAGTTGCATCTGGTCAAATCGAGCCGACTACCGCTTTGGAAAAACTCAAACATTTCAGCTTTGAACCTGTAGGGGAATTTGCTAAAATCGACCATCATCGTCAACTAAGAACGGGATTTCCCGAAGTAATTTGGGGTTCTGGCAAAACTACCGCTCAAATAGCTGAAATAATTAAAGCGATGCGACAAAAAGCATCTGTGGTTATGGCAACTAGAATTGAACAAGATGTTGCCGAACAATTACAAGCAGAAATTGAAGGTTTAGTTTATTATCCCTTGGCGCGAATTTGTGCTTTATCTCGCCCAGAAACAATCGTAACCCATCCCGGAATCATTTCTATTCTCACTGCTGGTACGGCAGATCTTCCCGTAGCAGAGGAAGCAGCTATCACAGCGCAACTTTGTGGTTTTCAGGTAAAAAAGCTTTGGGATATTGGAGTAGCAGGAATTCATCGTCTGTTGAGTCATCGCCAAGTAATTTATGAAGCCAATGTTTTGATTGTGGTAGCAGGAATGGAAGGCGCATTACCTAGTGTAGTAGCAGGAATGGCAGATTGCCCTGTAATTGGAGTGCCAACTAGCATTGGGTATGGAACAAGTTTTGGTGGTATTGCACCTTTATTAACTATGTTGAATTCTTGTGCGACAGGTATTGGAGTAGTCAATATTGATAATGGTTTTGGTGCAGCTATGTTAGCTGGGCAGATTTTACGAACAGCAAGTAAATTAAGTAAGAATTAA
- the ddl gene encoding D-alanyl-alanine synthetase A: MTNNYGVVSKGNFDVGRFMARTKIGLLFGGCSGEHEVSISSAKAIASALSQGENLNHYEVIPVYIAKNGIWYAGDIAHNILNTKQPLEVETNQSRWQFPALVSEIEVWFPILHGPNGEDGTVQGLLQLMQVPYVGSGVLGSAMGMDKIAMKNAFAKAGLPQVQYMAVTRSQIWSSPCVFPKLCDEIEATLDYPCFVKPANLGSSVGIAKVRNRQELETALDNAASYDRRIIVEAGVTAREVECAVLGNDYPKASVVGEISFNSDFYDYETKYTEGLAQLHIPAQIPDAIAAKIQDMSLQAFAAVDAAGLARVDFFYIEATGEVLINEINTLPGFTATSMYPQMWAATNVPFPELVNRLIQFAIERHQGS; encoded by the coding sequence ATGACCAATAACTATGGTGTAGTATCAAAGGGAAATTTTGATGTCGGTAGATTCATGGCAAGAACAAAAATTGGCTTATTATTCGGCGGTTGTTCAGGAGAACATGAAGTTTCCATTAGTTCAGCAAAAGCGATCGCATCAGCTTTGAGTCAAGGAGAGAATCTCAATCATTACGAAGTTATACCTGTTTATATTGCCAAAAATGGAATTTGGTACGCTGGCGATATCGCTCATAATATCCTCAATACTAAACAACCTCTAGAAGTAGAAACGAATCAAAGTAGATGGCAATTTCCTGCTTTAGTCTCAGAAATAGAGGTATGGTTTCCCATTCTGCATGGTCCTAATGGGGAAGATGGCACAGTACAGGGTTTATTACAACTGATGCAAGTTCCTTATGTTGGCAGTGGTGTACTGGGTTCAGCAATGGGAATGGATAAAATTGCCATGAAAAATGCTTTTGCCAAGGCGGGATTACCCCAAGTACAATACATGGCAGTTACAAGATCGCAAATTTGGTCTAGTCCTTGTGTTTTTCCGAAACTCTGCGATGAAATCGAAGCAACTCTAGATTATCCTTGCTTTGTTAAACCTGCTAATTTGGGTTCTTCTGTCGGCATTGCTAAAGTAAGAAATCGCCAAGAATTGGAAACTGCCCTTGATAATGCTGCGAGTTACGACCGACGTATTATTGTTGAAGCAGGCGTTACTGCTAGAGAAGTTGAATGTGCCGTTTTGGGTAATGATTATCCTAAAGCTTCTGTAGTAGGAGAAATTAGTTTTAATAGTGATTTTTACGACTACGAAACCAAATACACCGAAGGATTAGCCCAATTACACATTCCTGCCCAGATTCCCGATGCGATCGCAGCTAAAATTCAAGATATGTCTCTCCAAGCTTTTGCTGCGGTTGATGCTGCTGGTTTGGCAAGGGTAGATTTTTTCTATATCGAAGCGACTGGTGAAGTTTTAATCAACGAAATTAATACTCTACCTGGTTTTACTGCTACCAGTATGTATCCTCAGATGTGGGCAGCTACTAATGTCCCTTTTCCTGAATTGGTTAATCGTTTAATTCAATTTGCCATCGAACGTCATCAAGGTAGTTAA
- a CDS encoding response regulator receiver protein — protein MSKCVLIVDDEEDVRAIAKLGLEMAANWTVLTASSGQEGLNVAAQNRPDVILLDLMMPEWDGSYTLKQLKENPDTQSIPVILLTAKVQSPLQESLANLEVAAVFTKPFRPLQLPEQIEQVLAKAT, from the coding sequence ATGAGTAAATGCGTTCTGATTGTTGATGATGAAGAAGATGTTCGTGCTATTGCTAAATTAGGCTTAGAAATGGCAGCAAATTGGACAGTACTTACTGCTAGTTCAGGTCAAGAAGGTTTAAATGTAGCTGCTCAAAATCGACCTGATGTGATTCTTCTAGATTTAATGATGCCAGAATGGGACGGTAGTTATACCCTCAAACAATTGAAGGAAAATCCAGATACTCAAAGTATCCCTGTAATTTTATTAACAGCTAAAGTTCAATCTCCTCTTCAAGAAAGTTTGGCTAATCTTGAGGTAGCAGCAGTTTTTACTAAACCTTTTCGTCCTTTGCAACTACCAGAACAAATTGAACAGGTTTTAGCCAAAGCAACCTGA